A stretch of the Strigops habroptila isolate Jane chromosome 15, bStrHab1.2.pri, whole genome shotgun sequence genome encodes the following:
- the SCAI gene encoding protein SCAI, whose product MVRGVARQRLPRTGPASRAPGPAEEPCRKRKPRTEFALKEIMSSGGAEDDIPQAERKTVTDFCYLLDKSKQLFNGLRDLPQYGQKQWQSYFGRTFDVYTKLWKFQQQHRQILDNRYGLKRWQIGEIASKIGQLYYHYYLRTSETSYLNEAFSFYSAIRQRSYYSQVNKEDRPELVVKKLRYYARFIVVCLLLNKMDVVKDLVKELSDEIEDYTHRFNTEDQVEWNLVLQEVAAFIEADPVMVLNDDNTIVITSNRLSETGAPLLEQGMIVGQLALADALIIGNCNNQVKFSELTIDMFRMLQALEREPMNLASQMNKPGMQESTEKPARRENPHKYLLYKPTFSQLYTFLAASFKELPANSVLLIYLSATGVFPSGRSDSEGPYDFGGVLTNSNRDIINGDAIHKRNQSYKEMHCLHPGDLYPFTRKPLFIIVDSSNSVAYKNFTNLFGQPLVCLLSPTAYPKALQDQSQRGSLFTLFLNNPLMAFLFVSGLSSMRRGLWEKCQDYLRKINRDIAQLLTHSRSIDQSFLQFFGDEFLRLLLTRFIFCSATMRMHKIFRQETRNYPESYPQLPRDETVENPHLQKHILELASILDVRNVFLENTLDDY is encoded by the exons ATGGTGAGAGGAGTCGCCCGGCAGCGCCTGCCCCGCACCGGCCCAGCCTCCAG AGCTCCAGGCCCGGCGGAGGAGCCCTGCCGCAAGCGGAAGCCCAG gACTGAGTTTGCCCTAAAAGAAATCATGTCATCAGGAGGAGCTGAAGATGATATTCCtcaagcagagaggaaaacagtGACAGACTTTTGCTACTTACTGGATAAATCTAAACAGCTATTTAATGGCTTAAG GGATTTACCACAGTATGGGCAAAAGCAGTGGCAATCTTATTTTGGGCGAACATTTGACGTTTACACCAAACTCTGGAAGTTTCAACAGCAGCATCG ACAAATATTGGACAATCGGTACGGGTTGAAGCGGTGGCAAATTGGGGAAATTGCTTCCAAGATTGGGCAGCTCTATTACCATTATTA cttgCGCACATCAGAAACCAGCTATCTCAATGAAGCTTTCTCCTTCTATTCAGCAATTAGGCAGAGGTCATACTACTCCCAAGTCAACAAAGAAGACAG GCCTGAATTAGTGGTTAAGAAGCTGCGTTACTATGCAAGGTTTATAGTGGTTTGTCTCTTGCTCAACAAAATGGATGTTGTAAAGGACCTTGTAAAG GAGCTGTCAGATGAAATTGAAGACTACACTCATCGTTTCAATACTGAAGATCAGGTGGAGTGGAACCTGGTTCTTCAGGAAGTGGCAGCGTTTATTGAG GCAGACCCTGTCATGGTTTTAAATGATGACAACACCATTGTAATCACCTCTAACAGGCTTTCTGAAACAGGAGCTCCGTTGCTAGAGCAGGGAATGATAGTGGGACAGCTTGCTCTTGCGGATGCGCTCATTATTGGGAACTGCAACAACCAG GTCAAGTTCAGTGAGTTAACAATTGATATGTTCCGAATGCTACAAGCACTTGAAAGGGAACCAATGAATTTAGCATCACAAATGAACAAACCTGGAATGCAG GAATCAACGGAGAAACCAGCCAGGCGAGAAAACCCCCATAAATATCTACTTTATAAACCAACTTTCAGCCAGCTATATACATTTTTAGCAGCATCATTTAAG GAGCTGCCTGCAAACAGTGTACTGCTGATTTACTTGTCGGCCACGGGCGTGTTTCCATCAGGTCGTTCGGATAGTGAAG GTCCGTATGATTTTGGTGGAGTTCTGACGAATAGCAACCGGGACATTATAAATGGAGATGCTATCCACAAGCGAAACCAATCTTACAAGGAGATGCACTG tcttcACCCTGGAGATCTCTACCCTTTCACAAGAAAGCCCCTGTTTATCATTGTGGACTCTTCAAACAGTGTCGCCTATAAG AATTTCACAAACCTATTCGGACAGCCACTGGTGTGCTTGCTTTCTCCAACAGCATATCCAAAAGCACTACAAG aTCAGTCCCAGCGGGGCAGCCTCTTCACACTCTTTCTGAACAATCCTTTAATGGCATTCCTGTTTGTCTCTGGATTATCAAGCATGCGCAGAGGATTGTGGGAGAAGTGTCAAGATTACCTTAGAAAAATCAACAGAGATATTGCCCAGCTGCTGACCCACTCCCGATCCATAG ATCAGtcctttcttcagttttttggGGATGAATTTCTTCGCTTGCTTCTAACAAGATTCATCTTCTGTTCAGCTACTATGAGGATGCACAAGATTTTCCGG CAGGAGACTCGAAATTACCCAGAATCTTACCCTCAGCTGCCAAGAGATGAAACGGTGGAGAACCCTCACCTCCAAAAGCACATTTTGGAGCTGGCTTCCATACTGGATGTTAGGaatgttttcctggaaaacacCCTCGATGACTATTAA
- the RPL35 gene encoding 60S ribosomal protein L35 gives MAKIKARDLRGKKKEELLKQLDDLKVELSQLRVAKVTGGAASKLSKIRVVRKSIARVLTVINQTQKENLRKFYKGKKYKPLDLRPKKTRAMRRRLNKHEENLKTKKQQRKERLYPARKYAIKA, from the exons ATG GCCAAGATCAAGGCCCGAGACCTGCGcgggaagaagaaggaggagctgctgaagcagtTGGACGATCTGAAGGTGGAGCTGTCGCAGCTTCGTGTGGCCAAAGTGACCGGCGGGGCCGCCTCCAAGCTCTCCAAGAT ACGTGTGGTGCGCAAATCCATTGCCAGAGTCTTGACTGTTATCAACCAGACCCAGAAGGAGAACTTGAGGAAGTTTTACAAG GGCAAAAAGTATAAACCTCTTGATCTGCGGCCGAAGAAGACTCGTGCCATGCGACGCAGGTTAAACAAGCACGAAGAAAACCTGAAGACCAAAAAACAGCAGCGAAAGGAACGTCTGTACCCGGCGCGGAAATATGCCATCAAGGCATAA